A genomic stretch from Candidatus Hydrogenedentota bacterium includes:
- a CDS encoding trypsin-like peptidase domain-containing protein — protein MVTAIEKVSPAVVTLNVVEYQQERVIDRDFWGLFRPRLRTQDRAVEGIGSGFIFDKRGYILTNYHVIQDADAITSVTLPGGQQLEVELVGTDERTDIAVVKAKGDDFPFIKLGTSKGLMIGEWVIAIGNPFGTMMADPQPSVSVGVVSANHRRVSREVGGGERLYQDLIQTDAAINPGNSGGPLVNADGEVVGVNTMIFSNSGGYQGLGFAIPIDRVKRVAEEIIQFGRRRNPWIGIHGEPVGELSPQALHQMGIQVESGVVVTEIYRSAPAFKAGLELGDVILRMNDIPVAHPSEMDFVNWDLFIGDEVTLEVDRLGARKSLQFSIVELTE, from the coding sequence GTGGTAACGGCGATCGAAAAGGTCTCACCCGCCGTGGTTACCCTCAACGTGGTGGAGTACCAGCAGGAACGGGTTATCGATCGGGATTTCTGGGGGCTTTTCCGGCCCCGCCTGCGGACCCAGGATCGCGCCGTGGAAGGCATTGGCAGCGGCTTCATCTTCGACAAGCGCGGCTACATCCTCACAAACTACCACGTTATTCAAGATGCGGATGCCATCACATCGGTTACGCTGCCGGGTGGCCAGCAACTCGAAGTCGAGCTCGTCGGTACCGATGAGCGCACCGATATCGCGGTTGTGAAGGCAAAGGGCGATGATTTTCCCTTCATCAAGCTTGGCACATCCAAAGGGCTCATGATCGGTGAGTGGGTCATCGCCATCGGCAATCCTTTCGGCACCATGATGGCCGATCCCCAGCCCAGCGTCAGCGTGGGCGTGGTTTCCGCGAACCACCGTCGCGTCAGCCGCGAAGTGGGCGGGGGAGAGCGTCTCTACCAGGATCTCATCCAGACTGACGCCGCCATCAATCCCGGCAACAGCGGCGGTCCGCTCGTAAATGCCGATGGCGAGGTGGTGGGCGTCAACACCATGATCTTTTCCAACAGTGGCGGCTACCAGGGGCTTGGGTTCGCCATCCCCATTGATCGCGTCAAGCGCGTGGCCGAGGAAATTATCCAGTTCGGTCGTCGCCGCAATCCGTGGATCGGCATCCACGGCGAGCCCGTGGGCGAACTCTCGCCGCAGGCCCTCCACCAAATGGGCATTCAAGTCGAATCCGGTGTCGTCGTCACCGAGATCTATCGCAGCGCCCCCGCTTTCAAAGCGGGCCTCGAACTGGGCGACGTCATCCTGAGGATGAATGACATTCCCGTCGCCCACCCCTCCGAAATGGACTTCGTCAACTGGGATCTGTTTATTGGCGACGAAGTTACCCTTGAGGTGGACCGCCTCGGCGCACGTAAGTCATTGCAATTCAGTATTGTAGAACTTACAGAGTGA
- a CDS encoding lactonase family protein gives MPLRNHSRRSFIKRTALLSGAAALATAAAQAQPAETAPPLIAYIGTFSAPLRDMLPTQVDLPPGNGRGIHLFHVDRSSGAMTPIGIHEMGTSPSCLVLNGDGTRLYSANETDRVGESKEGTVSAFAINPADGQLELLNTLPSGGRGPTYVSIHPSGRFLLVANYFGGSVAVFPILDDGRLGAATCVQVDAGEIGPTRATNAPEGSFAFSGHDRTHAHMIQADPSGRFVLHVDLGLDRIFVWKFDAQAGVLTANDPPSVSLPPGDGPRHFHFHPNGRWFYSIQEEGSTVVLFDYDGTTGRLEARQTISTLPPDFAGSNFCSEILVSPDGRFVYAGNRLHDSIGIFAVGQEGELTYVGEEWTRGNYPRSFSFDPSGQFLFCCNQRADNVTVFRVNKDTGGLTFTGEYAPVGNPSCIVFLDRDGAPRLG, from the coding sequence ATGCCCTTGCGTAATCATTCCCGGCGTTCATTCATCAAGCGTACCGCACTGCTCTCGGGGGCGGCTGCGTTGGCCACTGCGGCGGCGCAGGCCCAGCCGGCGGAGACTGCCCCGCCGCTGATCGCGTATATCGGCACCTTCAGCGCACCGCTGCGCGACATGCTGCCTACGCAGGTGGATCTGCCCCCCGGCAATGGCCGCGGGATTCATCTGTTCCACGTGGATCGCTCCAGTGGCGCGATGACACCCATCGGGATCCACGAGATGGGCACGAGCCCCAGTTGCCTGGTGCTGAATGGCGATGGAACCCGGTTGTACTCGGCGAATGAAACGGATCGGGTGGGCGAAAGCAAGGAAGGCACCGTCAGCGCGTTTGCCATCAATCCCGCCGATGGGCAGTTGGAATTGCTCAACACCCTTCCTTCAGGAGGCCGGGGCCCTACCTATGTGAGCATCCACCCTTCGGGACGCTTTCTGCTGGTGGCCAATTATTTCGGCGGGTCCGTCGCGGTGTTCCCGATCCTGGACGACGGTCGCCTGGGAGCAGCAACGTGCGTGCAGGTCGACGCCGGCGAGATTGGCCCCACCCGGGCGACCAACGCGCCGGAGGGCAGCTTCGCCTTCAGCGGGCATGACCGTACCCACGCGCACATGATCCAGGCCGATCCCTCGGGGCGCTTCGTTCTGCATGTGGACCTGGGTCTGGATCGGATCTTCGTCTGGAAGTTTGATGCGCAGGCGGGAGTTCTGACGGCGAATGACCCGCCCTCCGTCTCGCTGCCGCCCGGCGACGGCCCGCGTCACTTTCACTTTCACCCCAATGGCCGCTGGTTCTACTCAATTCAGGAGGAGGGTTCCACCGTCGTCCTGTTTGACTACGACGGAACCACGGGGCGCCTCGAAGCGCGGCAGACCATCTCCACCCTGCCCCCCGACTTTGCGGGGAGCAACTTCTGCTCCGAGATCCTGGTGTCACCCGACGGGCGTTTTGTCTATGCGGGCAACCGCCTTCACGACAGCATCGGAATCTTTGCCGTCGGTCAGGAGGGAGAACTCACCTACGTGGGGGAAGAATGGACCCGGGGCAACTATCCCCGCAGTTTCAGTTTCGATCCTTCCGGGCAGTTCCTGTTCTGCTGCAATCAGCGCGCGGACAACGTGACCGTCTTCCGGGTGAATAAGGACACGGGCGGCCTGACCTTTACTGGCGAATACGCCCCGGTTGGAAATCCCTCGTGCATCGTATTCCTTGATCGTGACGGGGCACCCCGGCTCGGCTGA
- a CDS encoding DUF5011 domain-containing protein — MRDLFGYMGGRRAVALLIGVGGLAVWPCPPVHAANFLVNSPGEQSDAVPGDGVAEIQPGTGITTFHAAIEEANAFPGPDTISFGLDLNFSCECDSPAPCRVELKYTRPLPPLNDPTAGTTIQLESIYYFSGVNIDPELGEPGYNAALVILSAGNIVRNFNALGFPQDGINISGPDASGNTLEHCDIGAWCGLVDGVGRDAIRIDGGASANVVTDCTGADSIYGIHITGTGSDGNLVTGNYLGQRRRALVAACGVDIDEITNLTPLPLPPECGRSIHEAFLNGYLSGSAAPNATGAVGIDNGASGNIVGGEGRDLANFIGGSHWKSGIVRCGIMPRRAQGAVEGNQAGVILDGVGTTGNRIQGNYIGYRNVAVVIADQFGNVSLCPQRDMSGLTGYSVLVRNGATENVIGHESEPALGNKIRYGLKEGVVVDGSGTSDNVIANNEIDALRDGVVFQNGAQDNFLGAGGNGNKISAGEYGVELTGTGTTRNTVIGNLISENGFSGIAIRNGAAGNIIGGTTPALANEIARNFSDGVVIFDPGSNDNQILGNLIERNGEIGVFMVNGASNNVVGGTTPGSGNNIYDNAVTGVEIHDINSTGNRILGNEIHGNGTRGVFMVDGTSGNIVGGVPLAERNRIFENELSGIEINGANTFENQIRLNSIYDNGEKGILLTFGANKGIVPPVIETFVPFAGTAPPDSFVDIFSDAGEEGKTYIGSTTTDAEGNFSVALNLAPHVNTNLTSTATDSAGDTSEFSAPIAIVPPAFAVTPADRVVVEGDDFELPVNLTGSPTIRLQWRFRSAQGEYADLEDAGGVSGSETETLFIADADHAFEGYYQCVADNGLGGVNSREIFVRVVGEDLDELEVNTLTDGSDGNTSSFARLLAEPGADGVVSLREAIVAANTMAGPNSVRFSVEGVLQPHSPLPAISDSEGALTLDGMDALSLDGSLLGESGSGLTLTSAENHIKGLGVHSFPEHGIVISGSGATGNRVTGCHIGTDGETALGQGIHGILVADGASGNVIGGAVAGEGNHIAANQNAGIALSGANTSENLILGNTIGQGADGLPADGNVIAGVLINTGASDNRVGGDESGEANLITGNAGIGVWIVGDATARNSVLGNTIFGNGELGIRLFEGGNENVFRPEIATVSPLAGSAPPNSRVDCYVDDDDEGEDFLISLVADETGAFGAMLDLALFDGRYLTAIATDDAGNTSPFSRPAPIDFTPPVLQLTGAGKLTLECSAPFDDPGATASDNIDGNLNNQIVATIQDTSGTVLASLDGAAPGVYTLIYSVSDSSGLVAAPVSRTVVVEDTTAPTVTLNGAESLRLGCGEEFDDPGATAQDGCDSAPELQVAGTVDSAAPGDYTLSYSATDSSGNTSGAVIRTVTVEDRTPPVIVLNGAPSLGVVCGEVFSDPGATASDDCGGAVDVSVAGSVNINQTGEYTLTYRAEDGEGNQATAVTRTITVDDTTPPVLTLVGAAELVLQCGDGYAELGATIDDACDAVAEVVVTGDVDPNTIGVYNRHYDAIDASGNVAATLTRTISVEGQSPPRITLTGQAAITVACGGNYQDAGASAVDGCQSDIGHAIVTDNPVNTEVPGTYSVRYNVSDGTGTPAEEVTRTVTVLACATPCDATCTGEPNDQIDGDGDGLSACKEQCANSSDSDPDSDNDGMPDGFEYRHQLALRVNDADLDLDLDGLTNLEEYLEGGSPRNAATPVRSFYVSPNGVDASTAGTLEDPWQSLGYALARLESAPSGANQLFVDSGVYVEDISLLPGLVVRAMVDANVEIMGTVIAPAGSILRDVTLSSDGADTALLFITGGNVRISGCTFNGEFGTNLTGIVVEDRNPGLQSASPGVIEGCVFMNLATGISVDGVLPHVRQCQFINIGGAGIAVLPDVILGDNAIMGDGLNGWNDFSGIGEGIAIANQSAEAVSAQWNDWGTEDPVALEALIEGEVDQANALGAGGASSAAALEVVVFNGQSQARIRNARVSIVSGGTTLSGNTTTDGRVAFPALRAGTWQVTVTASGFPTVNENINLVAGIYRVANYPMLAEDVEEPIDEGCTAPAKTARSGESRRGDLVLLVLLFAFLFTGQIARMEGGK, encoded by the coding sequence ATGAGGGATCTTTTCGGGTACATGGGTGGCCGACGGGCTGTGGCGCTGTTGATTGGGGTGGGGGGGCTTGCCGTTTGGCCGTGCCCGCCGGTTCACGCGGCCAACTTCCTCGTAAACTCGCCCGGCGAGCAGTCGGATGCGGTGCCCGGGGACGGGGTCGCCGAGATCCAGCCAGGGACGGGCATAACCACGTTTCACGCGGCGATCGAGGAGGCCAACGCATTCCCCGGGCCGGATACCATATCGTTCGGGCTCGACCTCAATTTTAGTTGCGAGTGCGATTCGCCCGCTCCGTGCAGGGTGGAGCTCAAGTACACCCGCCCCCTGCCTCCCTTGAACGATCCCACCGCCGGAACCACGATTCAGCTCGAAAGTATCTACTATTTTTCCGGCGTCAATATCGATCCGGAGCTCGGCGAGCCCGGCTACAATGCCGCACTCGTGATCCTCTCCGCGGGCAATATCGTGCGCAACTTCAACGCCCTTGGATTTCCCCAGGACGGCATAAATATTTCCGGGCCGGATGCCTCGGGCAATACACTTGAGCATTGCGACATCGGTGCGTGGTGTGGGCTTGTGGACGGCGTCGGGCGGGACGCCATCCGCATCGATGGTGGCGCATCCGCCAATGTGGTCACGGATTGCACCGGGGCCGATTCAATCTACGGCATTCACATTACGGGTACGGGCAGCGATGGCAACCTCGTTACGGGGAACTATCTGGGGCAACGGCGCCGCGCGCTGGTCGCGGCCTGCGGCGTGGACATTGACGAGATCACGAACCTGACCCCGCTGCCGCTCCCTCCGGAGTGCGGCCGGTCGATACACGAGGCATTTTTGAATGGGTACCTGAGCGGAAGTGCCGCGCCCAACGCGACCGGGGCCGTGGGCATTGACAATGGCGCATCCGGCAATATTGTAGGCGGGGAGGGGCGCGACCTGGCCAATTTTATTGGCGGTAGCCACTGGAAGTCGGGCATCGTTCGTTGCGGCATCATGCCGCGCCGCGCTCAGGGAGCGGTCGAAGGCAATCAGGCCGGCGTGATTCTGGATGGCGTCGGGACGACCGGAAACCGGATCCAGGGGAACTATATCGGCTATCGAAATGTCGCCGTGGTGATTGCAGACCAGTTTGGCAACGTGTCCCTGTGCCCCCAGCGGGACATGAGCGGACTCACGGGTTATTCCGTGCTGGTGCGAAACGGCGCAACCGAGAACGTCATCGGGCATGAAAGCGAGCCCGCGCTGGGCAACAAAATCCGGTACGGACTGAAAGAGGGGGTGGTGGTCGATGGCTCGGGGACGAGCGACAACGTGATCGCCAACAATGAAATCGACGCCCTGCGGGACGGCGTGGTCTTCCAGAATGGAGCCCAGGACAATTTTCTGGGTGCGGGCGGCAACGGGAACAAAATATCGGCGGGCGAGTACGGCGTCGAATTGACCGGTACGGGCACCACCCGCAATACGGTCATCGGGAATCTCATTTCCGAAAACGGTTTTTCGGGCATAGCGATCCGCAACGGCGCGGCGGGCAATATCATCGGCGGTACGACGCCCGCGCTTGCGAACGAGATCGCGCGGAACTTCAGCGACGGCGTCGTAATCTTTGACCCGGGTTCAAACGACAACCAAATTCTCGGCAATCTCATCGAGCGGAACGGCGAGATAGGCGTCTTTATGGTAAACGGCGCGTCGAATAACGTCGTTGGCGGCACAACGCCGGGCTCGGGAAACAACATCTACGACAACGCGGTCACGGGTGTGGAGATACACGATATCAACTCCACGGGCAACCGCATACTCGGCAACGAGATACACGGCAACGGCACCCGGGGCGTGTTCATGGTGGATGGGACCTCGGGCAATATCGTGGGGGGCGTTCCGCTGGCGGAGCGAAACAGGATATTCGAAAACGAACTATCCGGAATCGAGATCAACGGTGCTAACACCTTTGAAAACCAGATCCGGTTGAACTCGATTTATGACAACGGGGAAAAGGGCATTCTCCTCACCTTTGGCGCGAATAAGGGCATTGTCCCGCCGGTGATCGAGACCTTCGTGCCTTTTGCGGGGACGGCGCCACCCGACAGCTTCGTGGACATCTTTTCCGACGCCGGGGAAGAGGGAAAGACGTATATCGGCTCCACCACCACGGACGCGGAGGGCAACTTTTCCGTCGCCCTCAACCTGGCGCCCCACGTGAACACCAATCTGACCTCCACCGCGACCGACAGCGCGGGGGACACTTCGGAGTTCAGCGCTCCCATCGCGATCGTGCCGCCGGCATTCGCCGTGACCCCGGCGGATCGGGTGGTGGTGGAAGGGGATGATTTTGAGCTTCCAGTGAACTTGACCGGCTCGCCAACCATCCGACTCCAGTGGCGCTTCAGATCGGCGCAAGGAGAGTACGCCGACCTGGAGGACGCCGGCGGCGTTTCAGGCAGCGAGACGGAGACGCTTTTCATCGCCGATGCCGATCATGCGTTCGAAGGCTACTACCAGTGCGTGGCGGACAACGGCCTGGGCGGGGTGAACTCGCGCGAGATCTTCGTGCGCGTCGTCGGCGAAGATCTGGATGAACTGGAGGTAAACACGCTAACCGACGGGAGCGACGGCAACACGTCTTCCTTTGCGCGGCTCCTGGCCGAACCGGGGGCCGATGGCGTTGTTTCGCTTCGCGAGGCTATCGTTGCGGCCAACACCATGGCGGGCCCCAACAGCGTCCGCTTCTCCGTGGAGGGTGTGCTTCAACCGCATTCGCCCCTGCCCGCCATCAGCGACAGCGAGGGCGCGCTCACGCTGGACGGCATGGATGCGCTGAGCCTCGACGGTTCCCTGCTGGGCGAAAGTGGTTCCGGGTTGACGTTAACCTCCGCTGAAAACCACATCAAGGGACTTGGGGTACATAGCTTCCCCGAACACGGCATCGTCATCTCGGGGAGTGGCGCAACGGGGAATCGCGTAACCGGTTGTCACATCGGAACCGATGGCGAAACGGCCCTGGGCCAGGGAATCCACGGGATTCTTGTCGCCGATGGCGCGTCGGGCAATGTCATCGGCGGCGCCGTCGCCGGAGAGGGCAACCATATCGCGGCCAATCAAAACGCCGGTATCGCCTTGAGTGGCGCGAACACGTCGGAGAATCTCATCCTTGGCAACACCATCGGCCAGGGAGCGGATGGGCTTCCCGCGGACGGCAATGTGATCGCGGGCGTTCTGATCAACACCGGCGCGTCGGACAATCGCGTGGGCGGCGACGAGAGCGGCGAAGCGAATCTTATCACGGGCAACGCGGGGATAGGCGTCTGGATCGTCGGCGATGCCACCGCGCGGAATTCCGTCCTGGGCAACACCATCTTCGGCAATGGCGAGCTTGGAATCCGCCTGTTCGAAGGCGGCAATGAGAACGTTTTCCGCCCCGAGATTGCCACGGTGTCGCCCCTCGCTGGAAGCGCGCCCCCGAACAGCCGCGTGGACTGCTACGTGGATGATGATGATGAGGGCGAAGATTTTCTGATTTCCCTGGTGGCCGACGAGACCGGCGCTTTCGGCGCGATGCTGGATCTCGCCCTCTTCGACGGCCGCTACCTCACCGCCATCGCCACCGACGACGCCGGGAATACCTCACCCTTCAGCCGACCCGCCCCCATTGACTTCACGCCGCCTGTGCTTCAGTTGACCGGGGCCGGGAAGCTCACACTGGAGTGTAGTGCGCCCTTTGACGATCCTGGCGCAACCGCGTCCGACAATATCGATGGGAACCTCAACAATCAGATTGTCGCCACCATTCAAGACACTTCGGGTACCGTATTGGCGAGCCTCGACGGCGCGGCGCCAGGCGTTTACACACTGATTTATTCCGTTTCCGATTCCTCCGGGCTGGTCGCGGCGCCCGTATCGCGCACGGTGGTGGTCGAAGACACAACCGCACCCACCGTGACCCTCAATGGCGCGGAGAGCCTGCGCCTCGGCTGCGGAGAAGAATTCGACGATCCCGGTGCCACCGCACAGGATGGTTGCGACAGCGCACCCGAACTTCAAGTTGCGGGTACGGTGGACAGCGCCGCACCCGGCGACTACACACTCTCTTATTCGGCGACCGACAGTTCGGGCAACACGTCGGGTGCGGTAATCCGCACGGTTACGGTGGAAGACCGAACCCCGCCCGTCATCGTGCTCAACGGCGCCCCCAGCCTTGGCGTGGTCTGCGGTGAAGTTTTCAGTGACCCCGGCGCGACCGCCAGCGATGATTGTGGCGGCGCGGTGGATGTGAGTGTCGCAGGCTCGGTCAACATCAACCAGACCGGTGAATACACGCTGACTTACCGGGCCGAGGACGGCGAGGGCAATCAGGCGACCGCCGTAACCCGCACCATTACGGTAGACGATACGACGCCGCCCGTGCTGACGCTGGTGGGCGCGGCGGAGCTGGTGCTTCAGTGTGGTGACGGCTATGCCGAGCTGGGCGCAACGATTGACGATGCGTGCGACGCGGTCGCCGAGGTGGTGGTTACCGGGGATGTGGACCCGAACACTATCGGCGTCTACAACCGCCACTACGACGCTATTGACGCCAGCGGAAACGTGGCGGCCACCCTCACCCGGACCATCTCCGTCGAAGGCCAGAGTCCGCCCCGGATCACACTGACCGGTCAAGCCGCGATCACGGTGGCCTGCGGCGGCAACTACCAGGACGCCGGGGCCAGCGCCGTGGATGGCTGTCAGTCGGATATCGGCCATGCGATAGTCACCGACAACCCGGTGAACACGGAAGTTCCGGGGACCTACTCCGTGCGCTACAACGTTTCCGATGGCACCGGAACCCCGGCCGAGGAAGTGACGCGCACGGTCACCGTGCTCGCCTGCGCCACGCCCTGCGACGCCACCTGCACCGGCGAGCCCAACGACCAGATCGACGGGGACGGTGACGGCCTCTCCGCCTGCAAGGAGCAGTGCGCCAACAGCAGCGACAGCGATCCCGATTCCGACAACGACGGGATGCCCGACGGCTTCGAATACCGCCACCAGCTCGCGCTTCGCGTCAACGATGCGGACCTCGATCTGGATCTCGACGGCCTCACCAATCTGGAGGAGTACCTCGAAGGCGGCTCCCCCCGGAACGCCGCCACACCCGTGCGCTCCTTCTACGTCAGCCCCAATGGCGTCGATGCCTCCACCGCCGGCACCCTGGAAGATCCGTGGCAAAGTCTGGGCTACGCTCTGGCCCGCCTGGAGTCCGCTCCCTCGGGCGCCAATCAGCTTTTTGTCGACAGCGGCGTATACGTCGAAGATATTAGCCTGCTCCCCGGCCTCGTCGTCCGCGCGATGGTCGATGCGAACGTGGAAATCATGGGTACCGTGATCGCGCCCGCTGGCAGTATCTTGCGCGATGTGACCCTGAGTTCCGATGGCGCCGACACCGCTCTGCTCTTCATCACGGGCGGAAATGTCCGCATCTCGGGCTGTACCTTCAATGGCGAGTTCGGTACGAACCTCACCGGTATCGTGGTGGAAGATAGGAACCCGGGCCTCCAGAGCGCCAGCCCTGGCGTAATCGAAGGCTGCGTCTTCATGAACCTTGCCACGGGCATTAGCGTCGACGGCGTGCTGCCCCACGTGCGCCAGTGCCAGTTCATTAACATCGGCGGTGCCGGCATCGCAGTTCTGCCGGATGTTATTCTGGGTGATAACGCGATCATGGGCGACGGTTTAAATGGCTGGAACGACTTCAGCGGGATTGGCGAAGGCATCGCCATCGCCAACCAGAGCGCAGAAGCCGTCAGCGCCCAGTGGAACGACTGGGGTACGGAAGATCCCGTCGCGCTCGAGGCGCTCATCGAAGGCGAGGTCGACCAGGCCAATGCACTCGGTGCGGGTGGCGCCAGTTCCGCGGCGGCGCTGGAGGTCGTCGTGTTCAACGGCCAGTCCCAGGCCCGTATCCGCAACGCGCGTGTATCCATCGTCAGTGGCGGAACCACATTGAGTGGCAATACGACGACCGACGGGCGCGTCGCATTCCCCGCGCTGCGTGCCGGGACCTGGCAGGTCACCGTCACCGCCTCCGGTTTCCCAACCGTGAACGAGAACATCAACCTCGTCGCGGGCATCTATCGCGTCGCGAACTATCCCATGCTCGCGGAAGACGTGGAAGAGCCCATCGACGAAGGCTGCACCGCCCCCGCAAAGACCGCCAGAAGCGGCGAAAGCCGCCGGGGCGATCTCGTGCTCCTGGTTCTGCTCTTCGCCTTCCTTTTCACAGGGCAGATCGCCCGTATGGAAGGCGGCAAGTGA
- a CDS encoding DUF4340 domain-containing protein, producing the protein MSIKRLLPFIVILALLGGLAYLKREKQIDQPKLSEQANLQALVDGELTAGSIAKVELYAAAKPEEKVVLEKDGENWLVRSHFDAPAKKDTIDTYLDKLAGIKGEFRATAEGDEQLATYSLKADEAFHVVAYKAGSAEPAAKLLFGKAPSQSTVFVRKDGDNTVYVESANLRRDAGLFAEDLAEAPKADNWLDKDALKLDKETITKVAINTPDKSLVFEKQEIEIPAPAPAEGETPPATPPAPTKETKWVLNAGGVEKAFKDSALQNSLNKLALLTANTVVDPAKKAEWGLETPGFKCTISRKDAEDVVIEGGRPDLAGNGYIRIASNAKEVVYEISSFNYDQVFLKGANLMDLPKWEADAAALSGITINQPEGRVVLAKNGADWAVVEPASTLKVQKSTIDALAAAAATWTPADYADSTADTGAFDRSIEVTVGGAVKRFSVASKAKGSDGSYARIEGQDQLLIMKTADVTKFFVKPRDFFQLALLSTPAADVARVDARVNGEALSLARGPEGWTLAIGAETFPADTAKADAFVDSLLALEAADVNFAAASAPIVEAGAFSIADNSGASRLLTYGAVADGNYPVTVSGAPTSFTVAAADLDGVITALTAVKDSKGAAAPAAAPEAAPVPAPAPEVLPAPVPAPEAAPAPAPAPAPEVAPAPAPEAAPAPAPEAVPTPAPAPAPEAPAAAPAQ; encoded by the coding sequence ATGAGTATCAAGAGACTGCTGCCCTTTATCGTCATTCTCGCCCTGCTGGGCGGCCTGGCGTACCTGAAGCGCGAGAAGCAAATCGATCAGCCCAAGCTCAGCGAGCAGGCCAACCTCCAGGCGCTGGTGGACGGCGAACTGACGGCGGGCTCCATCGCCAAGGTCGAGCTCTATGCCGCGGCCAAGCCGGAAGAGAAAGTCGTCCTGGAAAAGGATGGCGAAAACTGGCTGGTGCGCAGCCACTTCGACGCCCCCGCGAAGAAGGATACTATCGACACCTACCTGGACAAACTCGCGGGCATCAAGGGCGAGTTCCGCGCTACGGCCGAAGGGGACGAACAGCTTGCCACCTACAGCCTGAAGGCCGACGAGGCCTTCCACGTGGTGGCCTACAAGGCCGGTTCCGCTGAGCCCGCGGCCAAGCTCCTCTTCGGCAAGGCCCCGAGCCAGAGCACGGTCTTCGTCCGCAAGGATGGCGACAACACGGTCTACGTGGAATCCGCCAATCTCCGCCGCGATGCGGGCCTCTTTGCCGAGGATCTCGCCGAGGCCCCCAAGGCCGACAACTGGCTTGACAAGGACGCCCTGAAGCTGGACAAGGAAACGATCACCAAAGTTGCCATCAACACGCCGGATAAGTCCCTTGTGTTTGAGAAGCAGGAGATCGAGATTCCCGCGCCCGCGCCGGCCGAAGGTGAAACGCCGCCCGCGACCCCGCCTGCGCCCACCAAGGAGACGAAGTGGGTGCTGAATGCCGGCGGTGTGGAAAAGGCCTTCAAGGATTCCGCCCTGCAGAACTCCCTGAACAAGCTGGCCCTGCTTACGGCGAACACGGTCGTGGATCCCGCGAAGAAGGCCGAGTGGGGTCTGGAAACGCCCGGCTTCAAGTGCACCATCAGCCGCAAGGATGCTGAAGACGTCGTCATCGAGGGCGGACGTCCGGATCTTGCGGGCAATGGCTACATCCGCATCGCCAGCAACGCGAAGGAGGTGGTCTACGAGATCAGCAGCTTCAATTACGACCAAGTTTTCCTGAAAGGCGCGAATCTGATGGATCTGCCCAAATGGGAGGCGGACGCCGCCGCCCTTTCGGGTATCACCATCAATCAGCCCGAGGGCCGTGTGGTTCTGGCTAAGAATGGCGCGGACTGGGCCGTCGTCGAACCGGCGAGCACCCTGAAAGTCCAGAAGTCCACCATCGACGCGCTGGCCGCCGCCGCCGCGACCTGGACGCCCGCGGACTACGCAGACAGCACCGCGGATACGGGCGCCTTCGACCGTTCCATTGAAGTAACCGTGGGCGGCGCCGTAAAGCGCTTCTCGGTCGCTTCCAAGGCCAAGGGCTCGGATGGATCCTACGCCCGTATCGAAGGCCAGGACCAGTTGCTCATCATGAAGACTGCCGACGTAACCAAGTTCTTCGTGAAGCCCCGCGACTTCTTCCAGCTCGCCCTGCTGAGCACGCCCGCCGCGGATGTGGCCCGTGTGGATGCCCGCGTGAATGGCGAGGCACTTTCGCTGGCGCGCGGTCCCGAAGGCTGGACCCTGGCTATCGGCGCGGAAACGTTCCCGGCGGATACCGCGAAAGCGGATGCCTTCGTGGACAGTCTCCTGGCCCTGGAGGCCGCCGATGTGAATTTCGCCGCTGCCTCCGCGCCCATCGTCGAGGCGGGCGCCTTCAGTATCGCCGATAACTCCGGCGCCTCCCGTCTGCTTACCTATGGCGCCGTCGCGGATGGCAACTATCCGGTCACAGTCAGTGGCGCGCCGACCAGCTTCACCGTCGCCGCCGCCGATCTGGATGGTGTCATCACGGCGCTGACCGCCGTGAAAGATTCCAAGGGCGCTGCTGCTCCAGCGGCCGCTCCCGAAGCGGCGCCCGTACCGGCTCCGGCGCCTGAAGTGCTCCCTGCGCCAGTTCCCGCGCCTGAAGCGGCACCCGCCCCCGCCCCAGCCCCAGCTCCCGAGGTGGCCCCCGCCCCAGCTCCTGAAGCGGCCCCGGCCCCGGCTCCGGAGGCGGTTCCCACCCCTGCGCCCGCTCCTGCGCCTGAAGCCCCTGCGGCGGCGCCCGCGCAGTAA